One genomic window of Struthio camelus isolate bStrCam1 chromosome 1, bStrCam1.hap1, whole genome shotgun sequence includes the following:
- the FAM181B gene encoding protein FAM181B, with product MAVQAALLSPHHLLSFCFPAAGGLLGYADLEKGYEGGGGGGDAADFKEATRDLLNFIDSASSNIKLALDKPVKSKRKVNHRKYLQKQIKRCTGIIAAPEAVKRPPPAPCPGPGPGPGPGPGKAAAAGRREASQAASSLQSRSLAALFDSLHQAGGGARRGAAGGGPGGPGPGGGEGGGARKVPLRDRNLPPSFFTEPALPAAAARAPPPPPPAGPKEPEKGGGGGGGGGAEAAEFFELLGPEYGALLPEHAAAQDAFAGRLPAELGLEHGLYEPPPLPAAHHPLLGGLLYAEPPWSPPKKAPPEALRPLPPAPPPPPLYAAGAEPPAAAAAAVEEPAGQLAAGFGPFFAECPLPPPQVPYDYGAGYHRAAYSGL from the coding sequence atgGCCGTGCAAGCCGCGCTGCTGAGCCCGCACCACCTGCTCTCCTTCtgcttccccgccgccggtggccTCCTGGGCTATGCCGACCTGGAGAAGGGCtacgagggcggcggcggcggcggcgacgcggcGGATTTTAAGGAAGCCACCCGGGACCTGCTGAACTTCATCGATTCGGCTTCCAGCAACATCAAGCTGGCGCTGGACAAGCCGGTGAAGTCCAAGCGGAAGGTGAACCACAGGAAGTACCTGCAGAAGCAGATCAAGCGCTGCACCGGCATCATCGCCGCGCCCGAAGCCGTCaagcgcccgccgcccgcgccctgccccggccccggccccggccccggccccggccccggcaaggcggcggcggcggggcggcgggaggcctcGCAGGCGGCCAGCAGCCTgcagagccgcagcctggccgcCCTCTTCGACTCGCTGcaccaggcgggcggcggggcgcggcggggcgcggcgggcggcggccccggcggccccggccccggcggcggggagggcggcggggcgcggaagGTGCCGCTGCGGGACCGCAACCTGCCGCCTTCCTTCTTCAcggagccggcgctgcccgccgccgccgcccgcgccccgccaccgccaccaccggcGGGCCCCAAGGAGCCGgagaagggcggcggcggcggcggcggcggcggggcggaggcggcCGAGTTCTTCGAGCTGCTGGGCCCCGAGTACGGCGCGCTGCTGCCCGAGCACGCCGCCGCCCAGGACGCCTTcgccggccgcctgcccgccgaGCTGGGCTTGGAGCACGGCCTCTacgagccgccgccgctgcccgccgcccatCACCCGCTGCTGGGCGGGCTGCTCTACGCCGAGCCGCCCTGGAGCCCGCCCAAGAAGGCGCCGCCCGAGGCGCTGCGCCCgctcccccccgcgccgccgccgccgccgctctacgcggccggcgcggagccgcccgccgccgccgccgccgccgtcgagGAGCCGGCCGGGCAGCTGGCGGCGGGTTTCGGCCCCTTCTTCGCCGAgtgcccgctgccgccgccgcaggtgcCCTACGACTACGGCGCCGGCTACCACCGGGCGGCTTACAGCGGCCTGTAG